The following coding sequences lie in one Pseudalkalibacillus hwajinpoensis genomic window:
- a CDS encoding nucleotidyltransferase-like protein, which produces MENLLRPIYQERASHPDTLGVLVIEKTKPFHPLTDNFDVVLLIIVQNNEKPWFVKHYDFEGKKAAMHVITEQQVNEWLISGSHRRLVAWLVNGKIIFDRNEYIAGLKERIRDFPYEERTQKIGVEFARLIRRYTDGKELFASKQYMDAYNFILHALHHLARLSVIEHGFHPEITVWNQVKHIEPEIFKLYTELLSGEDPLDKRLELLLLANDFSLSSKSKNATVHIRNIMNERESLWTYQELMEEEQLKEYGIDLGALLEYMIEKGLIEVHRSETKGSGIFIREYSAV; this is translated from the coding sequence ATGGAAAACCTTTTAAGACCGATTTATCAAGAGAGAGCTAGTCATCCTGATACACTGGGTGTACTAGTTATTGAAAAGACAAAGCCATTTCACCCGCTTACTGATAATTTTGATGTTGTCCTACTAATCATCGTTCAAAATAACGAGAAACCATGGTTCGTCAAACATTATGATTTTGAAGGAAAGAAAGCTGCTATGCACGTTATAACAGAGCAGCAGGTTAACGAATGGCTAATCTCTGGTAGCCACCGTCGTCTTGTGGCATGGCTTGTTAATGGAAAGATCATTTTTGATCGGAACGAGTACATAGCGGGATTGAAAGAGAGAATTAGAGATTTTCCATATGAAGAGCGCACTCAAAAAATTGGAGTGGAATTTGCAAGACTTATTCGAAGATATACAGATGGGAAAGAACTTTTCGCTTCTAAGCAATATATGGATGCGTATAACTTTATTCTTCATGCTTTGCACCATCTTGCTCGCTTATCTGTTATTGAACATGGGTTCCATCCTGAAATTACTGTCTGGAATCAGGTTAAACATATTGAACCTGAAATTTTCAAGTTGTATACCGAGCTTTTATCTGGAGAAGATCCTCTTGATAAACGACTGGAGTTATTGCTATTGGCTAATGACTTTTCTTTATCTTCAAAATCTAAAAACGCAACTGTTCATATAAGGAACATCATGAATGAACGTGAAAGTTTATGGACATATCAAGAATTAATGGAAGAAGAACAGCTAAAGGAATACGGGATAGACCTTGGTGCGCTTCTAGAATATATGATTGAAAAAGGGCTTATCGAAGTTCACCGAAGCGAGACTAAAGGTTCTGGTATTTTCATTCGAGAATATAGCGCTGTATAG
- a CDS encoding YgzB family protein, whose product MQLKYTNKINKIRTFALSLVFIGIAIMYIGIFFKTSVLLMTIFMLIGFLATIASAVVYFWIGMLSTRAIQVVCPNCEKPTKVLGRVDACMHCKQPLTMDPNLDGKEFDEKYNVKRAQKKTQ is encoded by the coding sequence ATGCAACTAAAGTATACTAATAAGATTAATAAAATACGTACGTTCGCACTGAGTCTAGTGTTTATTGGAATCGCGATTATGTATATAGGAATATTCTTCAAGACATCTGTCTTGCTTATGACCATCTTTATGCTGATTGGATTTCTTGCAACGATCGCAAGTGCGGTTGTGTACTTCTGGATCGGAATGCTCTCCACAAGAGCAATCCAGGTAGTTTGTCCAAACTGTGAAAAGCCAACGAAAGTTCTTGGACGTGTAGATGCTTGTATGCATTGCAAACAACCACTAACGATGGACCCTAATTTGGACGGCAAAGAATTTGATGAGAAATACAATGTGAAAAGAGCCCAAAAAAAAACGCAGTAA
- the perR gene encoding peroxide-responsive transcriptional repressor PerR yields MAEEKLHEAIDAMKNSGVRITPQRHAILEHLIQSMSHPTADEIYKSLEGKFPNMSVATVYNNLRVFKEIGLVKELTYGDASSRFDCVTTDHYHIICDDCGKIVDFHYPGLDEVETLAEQVTGFRVGDHRMEIYGKCPDCQQSKH; encoded by the coding sequence ATGGCTGAAGAAAAACTGCATGAAGCAATTGATGCTATGAAAAATTCAGGAGTGCGTATTACCCCGCAGCGTCATGCCATTCTGGAGCATTTAATCCAGTCCATGTCACATCCTACAGCAGATGAGATCTATAAGTCTCTTGAAGGAAAATTTCCTAATATGAGTGTAGCTACAGTTTATAATAACTTGAGAGTATTTAAGGAAATTGGATTGGTGAAAGAATTAACGTACGGAGATGCTTCCAGCCGATTTGATTGTGTCACAACAGATCATTATCATATTATCTGTGATGATTGTGGTAAGATTGTAGACTTTCATTATCCGGGATTGGACGAAGTAGAAACGCTTGCGGAACAGGTAACAGGCTTCCGAGTCGGTGATCACAGAATGGAGATTTACGGAAAATGTCCAGATTGCCAGCAAAGCAAACACTAA
- a CDS encoding cob(I)yrinic acid a,c-diamide adenosyltransferase, with protein MKIYTKTGDKGETSLVYGQRVSKNDIRVEAYGTCDEANSQIGLALSYIGATNFDGKEEWGSIFHKIQKWLFHVGAELATPKGKKVGWTIEESHINEMENQIDSWEQQLEPLRNFVLPGGHSAGACLHVARTIVRRAERLTTMVEDANPLVLSFLNRLSDFLFVAARFINYHMGENESILHQEHK; from the coding sequence GTGAAAATTTATACGAAGACAGGCGATAAAGGAGAAACCTCTCTCGTTTATGGGCAACGGGTGTCTAAAAACGATATTCGAGTCGAGGCATACGGAACTTGTGATGAAGCCAATTCCCAGATCGGGCTTGCTCTAAGTTATATTGGGGCTACGAACTTCGATGGTAAAGAAGAATGGGGGTCCATTTTTCATAAAATACAAAAGTGGCTTTTCCATGTGGGAGCAGAGCTTGCTACACCTAAAGGAAAAAAAGTAGGATGGACTATTGAAGAATCGCATATTAATGAAATGGAAAACCAAATCGACAGCTGGGAGCAGCAGCTTGAACCTCTAAGGAACTTTGTATTGCCAGGTGGACACTCAGCAGGAGCTTGCTTACATGTGGCGCGTACGATTGTCCGTCGCGCGGAGCGTCTTACGACAATGGTAGAAGACGCAAATCCTCTTGTCCTTTCTTTCTTAAACCGTCTCTCTGACTTTTTATTTGTAGCAGCTCGTTTCATTAACTACCATATGGGGGAGAATGAGTCGATCCTTCATCAAGAGCACAAATAG
- a CDS encoding D-2-hydroxyacid dehydrogenase, whose translation MQVLSTGKLKTNIKERLRETYPDVTFHFYPSMQEAEPKLADAEILLTYGEDLNAELIKKASHLKWIMVLSAGLERMPFQAIKERGILVTNARGIHSIPMAEYTLSVMLQVARDTKQVLANESSKIWKKKTPIREITGSSIGVVGTGAIGSEIARVAKAFRMKTLGVNRSGHEVDHFDVIYNNEELLSMLPKCDYVVSVLPSTSETANYFTKEQFAAMKESGVFINIGRGDTVDEQGLIDALNEHQIAHAVLDVFKDEPLDSSNPFWEMENVTVTPHHSAISDNYQPRAIEIFEHNLIQYQKGTNDLKNVIDPDRGY comes from the coding sequence ATGCAGGTACTATCAACGGGGAAACTGAAGACAAATATTAAAGAGCGCCTTAGAGAAACATATCCAGACGTAACGTTTCATTTTTATCCATCAATGCAAGAAGCGGAGCCTAAACTTGCTGATGCAGAAATTCTTCTTACATATGGAGAGGACCTGAACGCAGAGTTAATTAAGAAAGCTTCTCACCTTAAATGGATAATGGTCCTATCGGCTGGACTTGAAAGAATGCCATTTCAGGCTATTAAAGAAAGAGGTATTCTCGTAACAAATGCACGGGGCATCCATAGTATTCCGATGGCTGAATATACATTATCTGTTATGCTTCAAGTAGCGAGGGATACAAAACAAGTGCTAGCAAATGAATCCTCAAAGATCTGGAAGAAAAAAACGCCTATACGAGAAATTACTGGTAGCTCGATAGGGGTTGTTGGTACTGGTGCCATTGGCAGTGAGATTGCAAGAGTGGCGAAAGCATTTCGAATGAAAACACTAGGAGTCAATCGATCTGGACATGAAGTAGACCATTTTGATGTGATTTATAATAATGAAGAACTTTTATCAATGCTACCGAAATGTGACTACGTGGTAAGTGTGCTGCCTAGTACGAGTGAAACGGCAAATTATTTTACGAAAGAACAATTTGCAGCCATGAAAGAATCTGGGGTATTTATTAATATTGGCAGAGGAGATACTGTAGATGAGCAGGGTTTGATTGACGCACTAAATGAACATCAAATTGCCCATGCTGTATTGGATGTGTTTAAAGATGAACCACTTGATTCGTCAAACCCATTTTGGGAGATGGAAAATGTAACGGTTACGCCGCACCATTCAGCTATCTCTGACAATTATCAACCTAGAGCGATTGAAATATTTGAGCATAACTTAATTCAATATCAAAAAGGAACGAATGACTTGAAGAATGTCATTGATCCGGATAGGGGGTATTAA
- the bcp gene encoding thioredoxin-dependent thiol peroxidase, which translates to MIVEIGQKAPDFKLEASTGETVSLSDYKGKNVVLYFYPKDMTPGCTTEACDFRDHIEGFEELDTVILGVSPDPVEKHKKFIDKYDLPFLLLADEDHSAAEAYDVWQLKKNFGKEYMGIVRSTFVIDKEGTLVKEWRKVRVKEHVESALGYIKENLS; encoded by the coding sequence ATGATTGTTGAAATTGGTCAAAAAGCTCCTGATTTTAAGTTAGAAGCAAGCACTGGTGAGACTGTGTCTCTTTCCGACTATAAAGGAAAAAATGTTGTGCTTTATTTTTATCCAAAAGATATGACGCCTGGCTGTACGACAGAGGCATGTGATTTTCGAGATCATATTGAAGGATTCGAAGAACTGGATACGGTTATCTTGGGAGTAAGTCCAGACCCAGTCGAGAAACACAAAAAATTTATTGATAAGTATGACCTTCCGTTCCTTCTCCTAGCAGATGAAGATCATTCTGCTGCAGAAGCATATGATGTATGGCAGTTAAAGAAAAACTTCGGCAAAGAATACATGGGGATTGTTCGTTCTACCTTTGTTATAGACAAAGAAGGAACCCTTGTAAAAGAGTGGCGGAAAGTTCGCGTTAAAGAGCATGTGGAATCTGCACTAGGTTACATTAAAGAAAACTTATCATAA
- a CDS encoding ion channel, whose translation MLLLIICAIVLAFISVGRSMVALMKRTRVPGSLLSVYKMFLLFLVYLTMIIAFGSMYLSLIILDIPVLQEGQMDLADMTLTPLTRVQSVLYFSAVTLLSVGYGDLTPIGVGRWIAIFEALIGYLMPAAFFVTTIVDYRESPKL comes from the coding sequence ATGCTCTTATTAATTATTTGTGCAATTGTTCTTGCCTTTATTAGTGTGGGGAGAAGTATGGTAGCACTTATGAAAAGAACGAGAGTACCTGGAAGTCTTCTGTCTGTTTATAAGATGTTTCTGCTATTTCTTGTTTATTTAACGATGATTATCGCTTTTGGGAGTATGTATTTAAGCCTCATTATCCTTGATATTCCTGTACTTCAAGAAGGTCAAATGGATCTTGCGGATATGACATTAACGCCGCTTACAAGAGTTCAATCTGTCCTTTATTTCAGTGCGGTTACGCTTCTATCGGTTGGCTATGGAGATCTTACTCCAATTGGAGTTGGAAGATGGATTGCGATTTTTGAGGCATTAATTGGTTATTTAATGCCAGCCGCATTTTTTGTCACGACCATCGTTGACTATCGTGAAAGCCCGAAGTTGTAA
- a CDS encoding class F sortase — protein MPFKKLLLSMLLLGAAAGCSSSNQSDEMKEVLPNNEETHLISAPDLTASSSSKSNESVEPALVGIIPAQLSIPAINVDAKVEHVGQLPDGQMDVPKDERNVGWYQPGAKPGERGNAVLAGHVDNKTGPSVFFHLEDLEAGDLVTVTDEHGLAYDFEVHAVESYPRNNAPLEKVFGTNSKSGLNLITCTGTFDRDAGTHEERLVVYTTLLSK, from the coding sequence ATGCCGTTTAAAAAGCTTTTATTAAGTATGTTACTTTTAGGAGCAGCGGCAGGCTGCTCCTCTTCTAATCAATCAGATGAAATGAAAGAAGTTTTACCTAATAATGAAGAAACACATCTGATCTCTGCTCCAGATTTAACAGCATCTTCTTCATCTAAGAGTAACGAATCCGTTGAACCTGCTTTAGTAGGGATCATTCCAGCCCAATTATCCATTCCAGCTATTAATGTAGACGCAAAAGTGGAGCATGTGGGCCAATTACCAGATGGGCAAATGGATGTGCCCAAAGATGAACGTAACGTTGGATGGTATCAGCCTGGAGCGAAACCTGGTGAACGAGGAAATGCCGTCCTTGCCGGTCACGTTGATAACAAAACTGGACCATCGGTGTTCTTTCACCTTGAAGATTTAGAAGCTGGAGATCTCGTTACAGTTACGGATGAACATGGATTGGCGTATGATTTTGAGGTGCATGCTGTTGAGTCTTATCCTAGAAATAATGCGCCACTCGAAAAAGTTTTTGGAACAAATTCTAAGTCAGGTCTTAATCTAATTACTTGTACAGGGACCTTTGATCGTGATGCGGGAACACATGAAGAACGTCTGGTCGTCTACACGACACTTCTATCAAAATAG
- a CDS encoding DUF4397 domain-containing protein: protein MLRKFMAAAVAMVMMFGIIGGTAFADNHEAMVRVIHASPDAPAVDVYVDGEAVVEGAEYKQATEYMALPAGDHEIEVFPAGENGEGEPVISQSVTLEEGMKYSAAAVGTLDSISLWALSDDMEASEGKAKVRVVHASPDAPNVDVAVKDGDVLFSDVAFKSTSDYAEVDPMTVDLEVRPAGSEDVVLEIPGVELKEGYVYSVYAVGLVEGEPTLEAWPMVDATNMPSDMPQTGMGGTADQSNIVAWALLGGVILAAGTGIYLRKKQTA, encoded by the coding sequence ATGCTTAGGAAGTTTATGGCTGCGGCAGTTGCGATGGTTATGATGTTTGGGATTATTGGTGGTACGGCATTCGCAGATAATCATGAAGCAATGGTACGAGTGATTCATGCGTCCCCAGATGCACCTGCAGTTGATGTTTATGTAGATGGTGAGGCAGTTGTAGAAGGTGCTGAATATAAACAGGCGACAGAATACATGGCTCTTCCTGCAGGAGATCACGAAATTGAAGTATTCCCAGCTGGTGAGAATGGAGAAGGCGAGCCCGTTATCAGTCAGTCAGTGACGCTTGAAGAAGGCATGAAGTATTCTGCTGCTGCAGTAGGTACGCTAGATAGCATCTCCCTTTGGGCGCTAAGCGATGATATGGAAGCTTCTGAAGGAAAAGCAAAAGTAAGGGTTGTACATGCTTCTCCAGATGCACCTAATGTAGATGTAGCCGTTAAAGACGGAGACGTTCTATTCTCAGATGTTGCATTTAAATCAACGTCAGACTACGCTGAAGTTGATCCTATGACGGTTGATCTTGAAGTTCGACCAGCAGGTTCTGAAGACGTTGTTCTTGAAATTCCTGGTGTTGAATTAAAAGAAGGATATGTTTACTCTGTTTATGCGGTAGGTCTTGTAGAAGGTGAACCAACTCTTGAAGCATGGCCGATGGTGGATGCGACAAATATGCCTTCAGACATGCCTCAAACAGGTATGGGTGGTACAGCTGATCAGTCTAATATCGTTGCATGGGCACTTCTTGGAGGAGTTATTCTAGCAGCAGGAACTGGAATTTATCTTCGTAAGAAGCAAACAGCTTAA
- a CDS encoding RNA polymerase sigma factor translates to MSKGNYAIAYWESGNEDHFKIFCVENHQTLLRIARRIVNDQHIAEEIVQDVYLEVWNKRSQFEPDKGKLSSWVNQITRNRAIDRIKKEQRNFKETVVEDHQLVDKELYIQDDFGNRDMIDGALNTLNTEQKEILKLIYLEGYSQAEVASKKKIPLGTVKSRVRLGMKKLKETIDLSLLEPV, encoded by the coding sequence ATGAGTAAAGGCAATTATGCGATTGCTTACTGGGAAAGTGGAAATGAAGATCATTTCAAAATTTTTTGTGTAGAAAACCACCAGACTCTTTTACGAATCGCCCGTCGCATTGTAAATGACCAGCATATTGCCGAAGAGATCGTTCAGGATGTTTATTTGGAAGTTTGGAATAAGCGAAGTCAATTCGAGCCTGATAAAGGCAAACTCTCCTCATGGGTTAACCAGATCACACGAAACCGAGCTATTGATCGGATTAAGAAAGAGCAGCGTAATTTTAAAGAAACAGTCGTTGAAGATCACCAGTTGGTCGATAAAGAACTTTATATTCAAGATGACTTTGGAAACAGAGATATGATAGATGGAGCCTTAAATACTTTGAATACAGAACAAAAAGAAATTCTTAAACTCATCTACTTAGAGGGTTATAGTCAAGCAGAAGTAGCTTCCAAAAAGAAGATTCCCCTTGGAACAGTGAAAAGTCGCGTTAGGCTTGGTATGAAAAAATTAAAAGAAACGATCGATTTATCATTATTAGAACCTGTCTAA
- a CDS encoding ABC transporter permease: MKHASIFFLYVSQYMKTRLTYRVDMLMEIMSDLLFQAVNLIFILVVFGHTNMLSGWSKDEIIFIYGFFLVPFAIFGAFFNIWDFNERYIVKGEMDRILTRPVHSLFQIILERMELESLFGVITGIAVMVYAGSRLDLSMSWYDPIVFLFMVLGGAFVYAGIFILLASISFWSDSRTSIMPMMYNIGNYGRYPVDIYNKVIRFVLTWILPFAFVGVYPSAYFLGREEWYGYAFLTPVMGVAFFGFAIFMWNIGVTKYRGAGN; encoded by the coding sequence ATGAAGCATGCTAGTATTTTCTTTCTATATGTCTCGCAATATATGAAAACGAGATTAACTTATCGTGTAGATATGCTAATGGAAATTATGTCTGACTTACTGTTTCAGGCAGTTAATTTGATCTTTATACTTGTCGTGTTTGGGCATACAAATATGCTTAGCGGTTGGTCGAAGGATGAAATCATCTTTATCTATGGATTTTTCCTCGTTCCTTTTGCTATCTTCGGAGCATTTTTTAACATTTGGGACTTTAACGAGCGGTATATTGTTAAGGGTGAAATGGATCGGATTCTAACAAGACCCGTTCATAGTTTATTTCAGATTATTTTAGAACGAATGGAGCTTGAATCTTTATTTGGGGTTATCACAGGAATCGCTGTTATGGTTTATGCGGGGAGTCGACTTGATCTAAGTATGTCCTGGTACGATCCTATTGTATTTCTCTTTATGGTTTTAGGTGGGGCATTTGTGTATGCAGGTATTTTTATTCTACTAGCAAGCATTAGCTTTTGGTCTGATAGCAGAACAAGTATTATGCCAATGATGTACAATATCGGGAACTATGGGAGATACCCAGTGGATATTTATAATAAAGTGATTCGCTTTGTATTAACGTGGATCTTACCATTTGCTTTTGTAGGAGTGTATCCATCAGCTTATTTCTTAGGTCGTGAAGAATGGTATGGTTATGCCTTTCTTACACCTGTTATGGGAGTTGCGTTTTTTGGGTTCGCCATCTTTATGTGGAATATTGGCGTCACGAAATACAGGGGCGCAGGTAACTAA
- a CDS encoding ABC transporter permease → MGKYIEMIRVRFLMMLAYRTNYYSGILIYSINIGAYYFLWNAIYGGKGEIEGLSVIQMTTYVAVAWMARAFYFNNIDREIAQEIKEGKVAVEFIRPYHYLIMKTMQGLGEGIFRLSFFSIPGMIIVSLIFPIEFSAALSTWLFFMVAIILSFIVNTQINLLTGVMTFFFFNNDGLIRAKRVVIDLFSGLLLPISFYPGWAQNVMDFLPFQAISYIPSMIFTEGFTGSAVWEAILFQLVWAVILILPIQALWVIAKKRLIVQGG, encoded by the coding sequence ATGGGTAAGTACATTGAGATGATTCGCGTCCGCTTCTTAATGATGCTTGCCTATCGGACGAACTATTATAGCGGAATTTTAATTTACAGCATTAACATTGGTGCTTACTACTTTCTATGGAATGCGATTTACGGTGGAAAAGGGGAAATTGAAGGATTATCTGTTATTCAAATGACAACATATGTTGCTGTTGCATGGATGGCAAGAGCTTTCTATTTTAATAATATTGATCGAGAAATCGCTCAGGAGATTAAAGAGGGTAAGGTGGCAGTTGAATTTATACGCCCCTATCATTATTTAATAATGAAGACGATGCAGGGGCTTGGAGAAGGGATTTTTAGATTAAGCTTCTTCTCAATTCCAGGGATGATTATTGTTAGCCTCATTTTCCCGATTGAATTTTCGGCTGCTCTGTCGACATGGTTGTTCTTTATGGTAGCAATTATTCTAAGTTTTATTGTTAATACTCAAATTAATCTGCTGACAGGCGTTATGACCTTTTTCTTCTTTAACAACGATGGACTGATTCGAGCAAAGCGCGTTGTGATTGATTTGTTCTCAGGGTTATTACTTCCAATTAGTTTCTATCCAGGTTGGGCACAGAATGTCATGGACTTTCTACCGTTCCAAGCCATTAGCTATATTCCAAGTATGATTTTCACAGAAGGTTTTACTGGAAGTGCGGTTTGGGAAGCGATTCTTTTCCAGCTTGTCTGGGCGGTTATTTTGATTCTTCCAATTCAAGCGCTATGGGTAATTGCCAAAAAACGCTTGATTGTGCAGGGAGGGTGA
- a CDS encoding ABC transporter ATP-binding protein: MEKVIDVQELRKDFKSHSSRSGLKGAFRDLFTRNYKVISAVKDISFTINEGEMVGYIGENGAGKSTSIKMLTGILTPTSGTVRVNGMDPHKEREKFVRSIGVVFGQRSQLWWDIAVQESFRLLKKVYNVPDDVYNEHMNHVIESLDIGPLLDKPVRKLSLGQRMRCELAAALLHNPKLLFLDEPTIGLDVLVKLKIRNFLKEINEKYKTTILLTTHDLTDIEALCDRVVMLDEGQIIYDGKLAKLRSNWGEGKQIEFQFGEQVSGEQLQPLLKELEAEWTKGDRENVWIANVVNEEHVISEVIGRVVAANRITDIKIHEISTEEIIRNIYEEGMRNG, translated from the coding sequence ATGGAAAAAGTGATTGATGTACAGGAACTGCGTAAAGATTTTAAATCTCACTCGAGTCGTTCTGGTTTAAAAGGAGCATTTCGAGATCTTTTTACGCGTAATTATAAGGTTATCTCGGCTGTTAAAGATATTTCTTTTACCATTAATGAAGGTGAAATGGTAGGTTATATCGGAGAAAATGGAGCCGGGAAGTCGACGAGTATCAAAATGCTAACAGGTATTCTAACGCCCACTTCTGGAACTGTTCGTGTAAATGGAATGGATCCTCATAAAGAACGAGAGAAATTTGTTCGATCCATTGGAGTTGTATTTGGACAACGATCTCAATTGTGGTGGGACATTGCCGTACAAGAATCATTTCGTTTGCTTAAAAAAGTCTATAACGTACCGGATGATGTTTATAACGAGCATATGAATCATGTGATTGAGTCTCTAGATATTGGTCCTTTACTTGATAAACCGGTTCGGAAATTATCGCTTGGCCAGCGTATGAGGTGTGAGTTAGCCGCAGCTCTTCTTCATAACCCTAAGCTTCTATTTCTAGATGAACCGACAATTGGACTTGATGTGCTAGTTAAATTAAAGATCCGTAATTTCTTAAAAGAGATTAATGAGAAGTATAAGACAACGATTTTACTTACGACTCATGATCTTACGGATATTGAAGCGTTATGTGATCGGGTTGTTATGCTAGATGAAGGCCAGATTATATATGATGGCAAGCTTGCAAAGCTTCGTTCTAATTGGGGAGAAGGGAAGCAAATTGAATTTCAATTTGGTGAACAGGTTAGTGGTGAACAACTTCAACCTTTATTGAAGGAACTTGAAGCAGAATGGACAAAAGGTGATCGCGAGAATGTGTGGATCGCGAATGTAGTGAATGAAGAGCATGTCATTTCCGAAGTAATTGGGAGAGTCGTAGCAGCAAACAGGATTACGGATATTAAGATTCATGAAATTTCGACTGAAGAGATTATTCGAAATATCTATGAAGAGGGCATGCGTAATGGGTAA
- a CDS encoding glutamate-1-semialdehyde 2,1-aminomutase has product MNFTKSEQHHKESLDIMLGGVNSPSRSYKGVGGGTPVFMETAKGPYFWDVDGNKYIDYLAAYGPIITGHAHPHITKAITTAAENGVLYGTPTVLENRFGSMLQEAIPSLERVRFVNSGTEAVMTTIRVARAYTGRNKIVKFAGCYHGHSDLVLVAAGSGPATLGSPDSAGVPKSIAREVITVPFNDIEAYKEAMEKWGDEVAGVLVEPIVGNFGIVEPEEGFLEKVNEITHQYGALVIYDEVITAFRFMYGGAQNLLNVEPDMTALGKIIGGGLPIGAYGGKREIMEHVAPLGPAYQAGTMAGNPASISAGIACLEVLQEEGVYDHLDKLGERLEKGILLHAQEAGIQITINRLRGALTVYFNNEKVINYKQAEDSDGEKFARFFKLMLNEGINLAPSKYEAWFLTTEHTEKDIDDTLEAVKRVFHQMA; this is encoded by the coding sequence ATGAATTTCACGAAATCAGAACAACATCATAAAGAATCACTCGATATTATGCTAGGTGGCGTCAACAGTCCATCTCGCTCATACAAAGGCGTTGGAGGAGGCACTCCTGTCTTTATGGAAACAGCTAAAGGTCCTTATTTCTGGGATGTCGATGGTAACAAATACATAGACTACCTTGCAGCATACGGCCCTATCATCACTGGTCATGCGCATCCACACATTACTAAGGCCATCACAACAGCAGCTGAGAACGGCGTGTTATACGGTACACCAACCGTCTTAGAAAATCGGTTCGGTTCGATGCTTCAAGAAGCCATCCCTTCTCTAGAGCGCGTTCGATTTGTGAACTCTGGTACGGAAGCAGTAATGACAACGATACGCGTAGCTAGAGCCTACACAGGTCGCAACAAGATTGTGAAATTTGCTGGCTGCTATCATGGACACTCTGATCTTGTGCTAGTTGCCGCCGGTTCTGGTCCCGCTACCCTTGGAAGTCCTGACTCAGCGGGTGTCCCAAAAAGCATCGCTAGAGAAGTTATCACCGTACCATTTAATGACATTGAAGCTTATAAAGAAGCAATGGAGAAATGGGGAGATGAAGTAGCCGGAGTTCTCGTTGAACCGATTGTTGGGAATTTCGGAATTGTTGAACCTGAGGAAGGTTTCCTTGAAAAAGTAAATGAGATCACACATCAATATGGGGCGCTCGTTATTTATGATGAAGTTATCACTGCATTCCGCTTTATGTATGGTGGTGCCCAAAACTTACTTAATGTTGAACCGGATATGACGGCACTAGGAAAAATCATTGGTGGTGGCCTTCCAATCGGCGCATACGGTGGGAAACGCGAGATTATGGAACACGTTGCACCACTTGGTCCAGCTTATCAAGCTGGGACAATGGCAGGTAATCCAGCCTCTATCTCAGCCGGTATTGCGTGTCTTGAAGTTCTTCAAGAAGAGGGCGTCTATGATCATTTAGACAAACTTGGAGAACGTCTTGAGAAGGGAATCCTCCTTCATGCACAGGAAGCCGGTATCCAAATTACAATCAATCGTCTCCGAGGAGCTTTAACTGTCTACTTTAATAACGAGAAGGTTATTAATTACAAACAAGCTGAAGACTCCGATGGAGAGAAATTCGCCCGCTTCTTTAAACTAATGCTCAATGAAGGTATCAACCTTGCCCCTTCTAAATATGAAGCATGGTTCTTAACAACAGAACACACAGAAAAAGATATCGATGATACGCTTGAAGCAGTAAAGCGCGTCTTTCATCAAATGGCTTAG